A genomic region of Hydrogenimonas thermophila contains the following coding sequences:
- a CDS encoding transcriptional regulator: MKFVALVAIVPEEREEEAIELAKKAGAGAVTITRGRNLGLKEKKIFFGLTLEENVSLLLFVLPRRISMRVLKALVDGMDMQSDKNSSLAFTVPVGHVAGLNIEELHKFEDEVRNLL; encoded by the coding sequence ATGAAATTTGTTGCATTGGTGGCTATTGTGCCAGAAGAGAGAGAAGAGGAAGCAATTGAGTTGGCAAAAAAAGCAGGAGCAGGGGCAGTTACAATTACCAGAGGGCGTAATCTTGGATTGAAAGAGAAGAAAATATTTTTTGGTCTTACACTTGAAGAGAATGTATCTTTACTTCTTTTTGTATTGCCAAGAAGAATTTCAATGCGTGTACTTAAAGCTTTGGTAGATGGAATGGATATGCAAAGCGATAAAAACAGCTCTTTGGCATTTACTGTTCCGGTTGGACACGTAGCAGGGCTAAACATAGAAGAGCTTCACAAGTTTGAAGATGAAGTTAGAAATT
- a CDS encoding DUF1538 domain-containing protein produces MESAKIFLTDLKNSFKDLVPIIIVVTFFQAAIVQTMPENLSSIIIGLIIVAVGLALFIRGLELGIFPIGENLAIDFAKKGSVFWLLLFAFTIGFSTTVAEPALIAIADKAAAISAGKIDAFFLRMTVAFSVGFAIALGVFRILTGHPIHYYIIAGYILVVGITFFAPKEIIGLAYDSGGVTTSTVTVPLVAALGIGLATSIKGRNPAIDGFGLIAFASLTPMIFVQLYGIIVYALVPESAEAAIAVVEDAVSKAIKEESSFNLSNIFWDLLAVIKDVLPILAVIFFFQYAVIKKAVAHLHKIIVGIVLVILGLYAFILGLEMGLFPIGETIAFQLTSMKNDLLIYLFGFLIGFSTTMAEPALLAIAIKAEEVSEGRINQTFLRVAVAVGVAIGIALGAFRIVVGDPIHYYIIVGYIVVIAMTYFAPRYIIPIAYDSGGVTTSTVTVPLVAALGLGLAENIEGRNPLIDGFGLIAFASLFPMITVMGYGIYAQYLAKKEA; encoded by the coding sequence ATGGAATCGGCTAAAATATTTTTAACTGATTTAAAAAATTCATTTAAAGATTTAGTTCCCATCATAATTGTTGTTACTTTTTTTCAGGCAGCAATTGTACAGACAATGCCTGAAAACTTATCTTCTATTATTATTGGTCTTATTATTGTAGCTGTTGGTCTTGCTCTTTTTATTCGTGGACTTGAACTAGGAATATTTCCTATTGGTGAAAATTTAGCTATCGATTTTGCAAAAAAGGGATCAGTTTTTTGGCTTTTACTTTTTGCATTTACTATAGGCTTTTCCACAACTGTAGCAGAACCTGCTTTAATTGCCATAGCAGATAAAGCTGCTGCCATAAGTGCAGGAAAGATTGATGCATTTTTTCTACGTATGACTGTTGCATTTTCAGTTGGGTTTGCAATTGCTCTTGGAGTATTTCGTATTCTAACTGGTCATCCTATTCATTATTATATTATAGCAGGTTATATTCTTGTAGTTGGTATTACATTCTTTGCACCAAAAGAGATCATTGGTTTAGCTTATGATAGTGGTGGGGTAACAACTTCAACTGTAACAGTACCTCTTGTAGCAGCATTGGGAATTGGTTTGGCCACCTCTATTAAAGGACGAAATCCTGCAATAGATGGGTTTGGTCTTATAGCTTTTGCTTCTTTAACTCCAATGATTTTTGTGCAGCTTTACGGAATTATTGTCTATGCATTGGTACCAGAGAGTGCTGAAGCTGCAATTGCTGTTGTTGAAGATGCTGTATCTAAAGCTATAAAAGAGGAGAGCAGTTTTAATCTATCAAATATTTTTTGGGATCTTTTAGCAGTTATCAAAGATGTTTTACCAATTTTAGCTGTTATTTTCTTCTTTCAGTATGCTGTTATTAAAAAAGCTGTTGCTCATCTACATAAAATTATTGTAGGTATAGTTTTAGTCATTTTAGGTCTTTATGCATTTATTCTTGGGTTAGAAATGGGGCTTTTCCCTATTGGTGAGACAATTGCATTTCAATTGACTTCTATGAAGAATGATTTACTAATCTATCTTTTTGGTTTTCTTATTGGATTTTCAACAACAATGGCTGAACCTGCATTGTTGGCTATTGCCATAAAAGCTGAGGAGGTTAGTGAAGGAAGGATTAACCAGACATTTCTTAGAGTAGCTGTAGCAGTTGGTGTAGCCATTGGAATTGCTTTGGGTGCTTTTCGCATAGTTGTTGGAGATCCTATTCATTACTATATAATTGTAGGTTATATTGTAGTTATTGCTATGACATATTTTGCACCAAGGTATATTATTCCTATTGCTTATGATAGCGGTGGAGTAACTACTTCAACCGTAACAGTTCCACTTGTTGCAGCATTGGGATTGGGATTAGCAGAAAATATTGAGGGGAGAAATCCTCTTATAGATGGGTTTGGTCTAATTGCATTTGCATCTTTGTTTCCTATGATTACTGTAATGGGATACGGAATTTACGCTCAATATTTAGCCAAAAAGGAGGCATAA